The genomic stretch TCGCCCAAGGCTCGCTCCACTTGGCGGATGCCCTCGACCATGGCCTTGAGTTCGCCCGGCTCCAGCGAGGCCTTGTGGTCCGGCCCGGGCAGGGTCCGATCCAACGTGAAATGTTTTTCGATCACGACGGCGCCACGCGCGGCCGCCGCGACGGCGACGTTGATCCCGGGACTATGGTCGGACAGGCCGACCGGCAGCCCAAACGCCTCGCGCAGGGTGTCCATTGCCCGCAGGTTCACGTCCTCGAAGGGCGCGGGATACTCGGTCGTGCAATGAAGCAGCGTCACTTTTTTAGCCAGCATGGCGCGCCCTCGGGTATCGGCGAAGGCGGCAGCGAAAAACTCCGTCCTGGGTTTTTCGGTCCGCCCCAAATAGCCGAACGCCAACACGCCCAGCGCGCGGCGCACGTCGTCGAGGTCGCTCATGCCGGTGGAAAGAATGATGTCGGCGCCGGCGCGCGCCGCGGCCAGCAGCAACGGGGCATTGGTGATTTCGCCTGAGGGGATCTTGACAAGGTGAAGACCGAGTTCCCCGGTCAACAGCCGCAGGCTGGGCAGATCGAAGGGCGTCGAGAGAAAGCGGATCCGGCGTTCGGCGCAGCGCGCGACCAGCCGTTCGTGCGCGGCGCG from Rhodospirillales bacterium encodes the following:
- the neuB gene encoding N-acetylneuraminate synthase, whose protein sequence is MSIVIIAEVGVNHNGDLGRALALVDAAAEAGADMVKFQSFVADELVGRQAPKCDYQRATTDAAETQHAMIKRLELDRAAHERLVARCAERRIRFLSTPFDLPSLRLLTGELGLHLVKIPSGEITNAPLLLAAARAGADIILSTGMSDLDDVRRALGVLAFGYLGRTEKPRTEFFAAAFADTRGRAMLAKKVTLLHCTTEYPAPFEDVNLRAMDTLREAFGLPVGLSDHSPGINVAVAAAARGAVVIEKHFTLDRTLPGPDHKASLEPGELKAMVEGIRQVERALGDGRKAPAPSEIKNIAVVRKCLVARRAIKVGEAFGEDNLAVKRAGGALAPDRYWDWLGRVATRAYAEDEAIEP